The following proteins are co-located in the Silene latifolia isolate original U9 population chromosome 1, ASM4854445v1, whole genome shotgun sequence genome:
- the LOC141649302 gene encoding uncharacterized protein LOC141649302: MAKVLCSRLSSILPDIIHPSQSAFVAGRDIVGNILICQDLIKLLLGVLHRFHGFKFHPLCTKLSLNHLCFADDLLLLNRGDLTSISLMLRAFGTFSLASGLHMNSGKSNFYCNGVGDNIVQDIETITGMRRASIPFKYLGVKIMPKRLGVLDCQCLVDKVTERIQRLGAMKLCYAGRVVLISSVLSSLHSYWARIFMLPKMILKKIESVCRAFLWYGNENKERPYLVAWNQICQPKRKGGLGFKNLY, translated from the exons ATGGCTAAAGTTCTATGCTCAAGACTAAGTAGCATCTTACCTGATATTATTCACCCATCTCAGAGTGCATTTGTTGCTGGAAGGGATATTGTGGGAAACATTCTAATCTGTCAGGATCTTATTAAGTT GTTGCTTGGAGTGCTGCATCGTTTTCATGGCTTTAAGTTTCATCCTTTATGTACTAAACTCAGTCTGAACCATCTGTGTTTTGCAGATGATTTGCTATTGTTAAACAGGGGGGACTTAACCTCTATTTCTCTCATGTTGAGAGCCTTTGGCACATTCTCCCTTGCTTCTGGACTGCATATGAATAGTGGCAAATCTAACTTCTACTGTAATGGGGTAGGTGATAATATAGTGCAGGATATAGAGACAATTACTGGTATGAGGAGAGCTAGCATTCCTTTCAAATATTTGGGGGTTAAAATCATGCCTAAAAGATTGGGGGTACTTGACTGTCAATGCTTAGTTGATAAGGTTACTGAGAGGATACAGAGGTTAGGGGCCATGAAACTCTGTTATGCAGGGAGAGTTGTCCTTATATCCTCTGTTCTCAGTTCTTTACATAGCTATTGGGCCAGGATTTTCATGCTTCCTAAAATGATCCTGAAGAAGATTGAATCAGTTTGCAGGGCTTTTCTTTGGTATGGTAATGAGAATAAAGAACGTCCTTATTTGGTAGCTTGGAACCAGATTTGTCAGCCAAAGAGGAAAGGAGGACTTGGTTTTAAAAATCTGTATTAG